GTTGCGTAGCCTTTCTCAACGATCGACTCTGACGGTTCACCAGAGTGTTTGATGTAGCCTTCAACGAACTTCTGGACACGTGCACGGGCACCTGTCAGTTTACCTGCAATGATGACTTCACAGCCGAGTGCGCCTGAGTCCATGACACGGCGGATTACAGAGGTTCCTGCCTTTCGGAAGTACCATCCGCGTTCAAGTGCATTTGCAAGGCGTTCTGCCATGATCTGGGCGTTGAGGTTCGGGTTTGCAACCTGCTGAACCTCGACCTGCGGGGACTCGATGCCGTATACAGTGCTAAGATCAGTGGTCAGCTGGCGAACCAGTTTACCACCTTTACCGATAACGATACCGGGTTTTTCTGCAAAGATCGTGACCTGGGTTCCAACAGGAGTCCGGACGATGTCCATACCTCCGTAACCTGCACGTTTGAGTTCCTTGTTAAGGTACTGTTCTACTCTGACTTTGCGGACACCGTCTGCAACGAATTTCTTTTCGATTGTCATACTTACTGTACCTCACGGAGGATGATTTCAACGTTGACGGAATCTCTGTGTTTCGGAGTAGCTCTCCCCATAGCACGGGGGAAGATTCCTTTCATGTAGCGTCCCTTGTTTGCAGCGGCGTGGATGATGACCATCTTTTCCGGTGCAAGACCTGCATATTCAGCGTTCTTCTGTGCAGAGCGGATTAAACGGACGTATTCTGCGGCTGCCTTGACCGGGTATCTGCCGGCTGCGGTTCCAAAGGTTTTGCCGTTTAAGCTCTTCTGGTGGCTTACGTTTCTGTTAAAACGGTGGAACGGAACTGCACGTTTGAGGTCGATGACCTGTTCAAGGTATGCAATTGCGTCGTCTGCCATCATATTGCGGACAAGGTGGGCGATTTCCACAGCGTGCTTTGGAGAGCAGCCGAGTTCGTTAACCTTGGCGCGGGCGATGTTGTCGCCGGTAAGTTTGTTGCTGTATTCTGTTCTTGCCATAACAATCACTTCAACGGAACATACTTACTCGACTTGGTTGCACCGATACCGGCACTTCCGTGGGTAACTTTCTTGCGGGTCAAGGCGAACTCTCCAAAGTAGTGGAAAACTCCTTCGACCGGGATCTCTACGTTAACGAACTCCTTACCGGAGTAGATGGCAACATTCTTGCCGACCATTTCGGGGAGGATAATCATTGAACGGCTGTGGGTTCTTACACCGTCACCTTCAGCGATCTTCGCGCGAACGTCCTCTTCATCACGGGTAAATCCGCGAAGGACCTTTCTCCGGGCGCCGCTGGGCATAATAGCGAGAAGCTCGTCCATGGACATGGCCTTGAGCTGCTCAATATTGTAGCCGTGATAGGTGTATTCCTCTCGCCGCTTTGGCATTCTTTTAGTAGTTTTCTTTGCCATTTACGTTCACCTCCGATATCCGGTTTTGCGTGCGGCGACAGATCCGACTTTTCTACCGGGCGATGCACCGCGTGCAACGGTCTTTGGCTTACCTGGGTGCTGATGTCCTCCACCACCGAATGGGTGATCGATGACGTTCATAGCGACACCACGGGTTCTTGGCCAGCGGGTTGCCGAGGTCTTCATCTTGTGATACTGCTTACCTGCTTTCAGGATCGGCTTGTCGATGCGTCCTCCGCCGGCGACAAGGCCAACGGTTGCAAGACATGCTTCATTGAACCATTTCGGTTTGCCTGAGGGCATTCTGACACCGACTTTACCAGCGGATTTACCGATGATAACAGCCTGGACTCCGCTTGCA
The sequence above is a segment of the uncultured Methanocorpusculum sp. genome. Coding sequences within it:
- a CDS encoding 30S ribosomal protein S3, which translates into the protein MTIEKKFVADGVRKVRVEQYLNKELKRAGYGGMDIVRTPVGTQVTIFAEKPGIVIGKGGKLVRQLTTDLSTVYGIESPQVEVQQVANPNLNAQIMAERLANALERGWYFRKAGTSVIRRVMDSGALGCEVIIAGKLTGARARVQKFVEGYIKHSGEPSESIVEKGYATAIKKLGIIGVQVKIVPPGAKLPDQFEIRADAAPAPARVVETDIFEEFDAELAAEPEPEFVEEV
- a CDS encoding 50S ribosomal protein L22 encodes the protein MARTEYSNKLTGDNIARAKVNELGCSPKHAVEIAHLVRNMMADDAIAYLEQVIDLKRAVPFHRFNRNVSHQKSLNGKTFGTAAGRYPVKAAAEYVRLIRSAQKNAEYAGLAPEKMVIIHAAANKGRYMKGIFPRAMGRATPKHRDSVNVEIILREVQ
- a CDS encoding 30S ribosomal protein S19 codes for the protein MAKKTTKRMPKRREEYTYHGYNIEQLKAMSMDELLAIMPSGARRKVLRGFTRDEEDVRAKIAEGDGVRTHSRSMIILPEMVGKNVAIYSGKEFVNVEIPVEGVFHYFGEFALTRKKVTHGSAGIGATKSSKYVPLK